The Citrifermentans bemidjiense Bem genome window below encodes:
- the thiE gene encoding thiamine phosphate synthase: protein MKELESPWIDFNLYLITGREETQGRPLGYVVEEALKGGVRAVQYRDKDATSKELYETAHELRRLTSRYGAKLIINDRADIALAVDADGVHIGSASMPIYKVRRILGERKLIGVSCHNKAQAIAAQEMGADFITFGPVYYTPSKAPYGDPVGTAKLQTVAGLLQVPVFALGGIKKENCAEAAGCGVRGVALISAVLSAADPREAAKKLIALLPPLEHAD from the coding sequence GTGAAAGAGCTGGAATCCCCCTGGATAGACTTCAACCTCTACCTGATTACCGGCAGGGAGGAGACGCAGGGGCGCCCCCTCGGGTACGTGGTCGAGGAAGCGCTTAAGGGCGGGGTGCGCGCGGTACAGTACCGCGACAAGGACGCCACCAGCAAGGAACTCTACGAGACGGCCCACGAGCTGCGCCGCCTCACCTCGCGCTACGGCGCGAAACTCATCATCAACGACCGCGCCGACATAGCGCTCGCCGTCGACGCCGACGGCGTGCACATAGGAAGCGCCAGCATGCCCATCTACAAGGTGCGGCGGATCCTGGGAGAGCGGAAGCTGATCGGGGTCTCCTGCCACAACAAGGCGCAGGCCATCGCAGCCCAGGAGATGGGGGCCGACTTCATCACCTTCGGCCCGGTCTACTACACCCCCTCCAAGGCCCCCTACGGCGACCCGGTGGGGACCGCAAAGCTTCAGACAGTGGCGGGACTTTTGCAGGTCCCGGTCTTCGCGCTCGGGGGGATCAAAAAGGAGAACTGCGCCGAGGCAGCCGGCTGCGGCGTGCGCGGCGTCGCGCTCATCTCCGCCGTCCTCTCCGCAGCCGACCCGCGCGAGGCGGCGAAGAAGCTCATCGCCCTTCTCCCCCCCCTGGAGCACGCCGACTGA
- a CDS encoding IclR family transcriptional regulator: MAKKEKSEYIIQAVSHALDLLEQFHDEVDELGVTELSKRLKLHKNNVFRLLATLESRNYIEQNRVTENYRLGLKTLELGQTFIKQMGLLRQSRPVLETLVKECNETTYVAILKEFHIVYLDVVETDLTVRVVPRVGARLPAYCTAAGKVQIAYMTDEELENYLPTKEMKRYTPKTVIDREELKKHLKVIADQGYAIDDEEMDVGVKCVGAPIRDYTRRIIGAVSISGPSMRFTDERLEKELIPLVIRSGEEISHKLGYHK; this comes from the coding sequence ATGGCGAAAAAAGAGAAATCCGAGTACATCATCCAGGCCGTTTCGCACGCTCTCGACCTGCTGGAGCAGTTTCACGACGAAGTGGACGAGCTGGGCGTGACGGAGCTGAGCAAAAGGCTCAAGCTTCATAAGAACAACGTTTTCAGGCTTCTCGCTACCCTGGAGTCGAGAAACTACATCGAGCAGAACAGGGTCACGGAGAACTACCGGCTGGGGCTCAAGACCCTGGAACTGGGGCAGACCTTCATCAAGCAGATGGGGCTTTTAAGGCAGTCCCGCCCGGTGCTGGAGACGCTGGTGAAGGAGTGCAACGAGACTACCTACGTGGCGATCCTCAAGGAGTTCCACATCGTCTATCTCGACGTGGTGGAGACCGACCTGACCGTGAGGGTGGTGCCGAGGGTCGGCGCCCGGCTCCCCGCCTACTGCACAGCGGCAGGGAAGGTCCAGATCGCCTACATGACCGACGAGGAACTGGAGAACTACCTCCCCACCAAGGAGATGAAGCGCTACACCCCGAAGACGGTGATCGACCGCGAGGAGCTGAAAAAGCACCTCAAGGTGATCGCGGACCAGGGTTATGCCATAGACGACGAGGAAATGGATGTCGGCGTGAAATGCGTCGGCGCCCCGATCCGCGACTACACCCGCAGGATCATCGGCGCGGTGAGCATCTCCGGCCCCTCGATGCGCTTCACCGACGAGCGCCTGGAGAAGGAGCTGATCCCGCTGGTGATTCGCTCCGGCGAGGAGATCTCCCACAAGCTCGGCTACCACAAATAA
- a CDS encoding sensor histidine kinase: MRLNLISKLAIATSLVLLSTMALFAYLNFRSLQGLLLQEAISEADRISETILRTTHNQMLRDDRPMFYKTLEEMGSQQEVERIRLINKTGRIIFSTKDAETGFLLKKNTEVCAVCHGTTQLLLTASSKHRSRRFFSESGGELLGITSAIYNEESCYTASCHFHPENFKVLGVLDVVVPLDRMHSVLDAFRNRSIALTVLVLTLTALCITLFTQKLVNRPVRELLEHTQMLSRGELDGLVEGFANDELGELADSFNAMTLNLKRARQDLEGWGRDLEEMVQQRTYEVTQMQAQLIRSEKLASLGELVAGIAHEINNPLTGILVFASLIQSNKKLDETLRNDIETVIRETKRCAGIVKGLLEFARCSPPQKELHSLSDISEAALTLIQHQILFQDVSIIREYASDLPKLLIDANQIEQVLVNMFVNAGHAMLGEGVLHIATGMESDEGAAFIRIVDNGCGISEQNLTKIFDPFFSTKANKGTGLGLSVSYGIVQEHGGRIDVTSEIGVGTAFTVTLPLPDRASVTPLAPTPLSPPGDPSSLPCA; encoded by the coding sequence GTGCGTCTCAACCTGATTTCCAAACTTGCCATCGCCACCAGCCTGGTGCTCTTGAGCACCATGGCGCTCTTCGCCTATCTCAATTTCCGTAGCCTTCAGGGCCTGCTTTTGCAGGAGGCCATCTCCGAGGCGGACCGCATCAGCGAAACCATACTGCGCACCACCCACAACCAGATGCTCAGGGACGACCGCCCAATGTTCTACAAGACCCTGGAGGAGATGGGGAGCCAGCAGGAGGTGGAGCGGATCAGGCTGATCAACAAGACCGGACGCATCATCTTCTCCACCAAGGACGCCGAAACCGGGTTCCTGCTGAAAAAGAACACCGAGGTCTGCGCCGTCTGCCATGGAACCACCCAGCTCCTGCTGACCGCCTCCTCCAAGCACAGGAGCCGGCGCTTTTTCAGCGAAAGCGGCGGCGAGCTTCTGGGGATCACCAGCGCCATCTACAACGAGGAAAGCTGCTACACGGCAAGCTGCCACTTCCACCCGGAAAACTTCAAGGTGCTGGGGGTTCTCGACGTGGTGGTCCCGCTGGACCGGATGCACTCGGTCCTGGACGCCTTCCGCAACCGCAGCATCGCCCTCACCGTTTTGGTCCTCACCCTCACCGCCCTTTGCATCACCCTCTTCACCCAAAAACTGGTGAACCGCCCGGTGCGCGAGCTTCTGGAGCACACCCAGATGCTCTCGCGTGGGGAGCTGGACGGCCTGGTGGAAGGGTTCGCCAACGACGAACTGGGGGAACTCGCCGACTCCTTTAACGCCATGACCCTGAACCTGAAAAGGGCGCGCCAGGACCTGGAGGGATGGGGGCGGGACCTGGAAGAGATGGTGCAGCAAAGAACCTACGAAGTGACCCAGATGCAGGCGCAACTGATCCGCAGCGAAAAGCTTGCCTCGTTAGGCGAGCTGGTAGCCGGCATCGCGCACGAGATCAACAACCCCCTCACCGGGATCCTGGTCTTCGCCTCGCTGATCCAGAGCAACAAGAAGCTCGATGAAACGCTCAGAAACGACATAGAGACGGTGATCAGGGAGACCAAGCGCTGCGCGGGGATCGTAAAGGGGCTTCTGGAGTTCGCCCGCTGCTCGCCCCCCCAAAAGGAGCTGCACAGCCTGAGCGACATCTCGGAGGCGGCGCTCACCCTGATCCAGCACCAGATACTGTTCCAGGACGTGAGCATCATCCGCGAGTACGCAAGCGATCTCCCCAAGCTTTTGATCGACGCGAATCAGATCGAACAGGTGCTGGTCAACATGTTCGTCAACGCCGGGCACGCCATGCTCGGCGAAGGGGTGCTGCACATCGCGACCGGTATGGAATCGGACGAGGGGGCGGCCTTCATCAGGATCGTGGACAACGGCTGCGGCATCTCCGAGCAAAACCTCACCAAGATCTTCGACCCCTTCTTCTCCACCAAGGCCAACAAAGGAACCGGCCTCGGGCTCTCCGTCTCCTACGGGATCGTGCAGGAGCACGGCGGGCGCATCGACGTCACCAGCGAAATCGGGGTGGGGACCGCCTTCACCGTGACCCTCCCCCTCCCCGACCGCGCATCCGTCACCCCCCTGGCACCCACCCCGCTCTCCCCCCCCGGCGACCCGTCCTCCCTTCCCTGCGCCTGA
- the coaE gene encoding dephospho-CoA kinase (Dephospho-CoA kinase (CoaE) performs the final step in coenzyme A biosynthesis.) produces MRIIGLTGGIASGKTSVANLLERLGAPVVDADQLAREVVEPGERALAQIAESFGKAVLNADGSLNRAALGEIVFADPEKRRKLESITHPAIKERAEEKLARLKAAGAKTAFYVAPLLIEAGITSRVHEVWVVYLDHETQLARLMARDGLSREAALSRIASQMPMEEKKRLGRVVIDNRGSREDLEAEVLRVWREEIAAGQPPPAEP; encoded by the coding sequence ATGCGCATCATAGGGCTCACTGGGGGAATAGCCTCGGGAAAAACGAGCGTGGCGAACCTCCTGGAACGGCTCGGCGCGCCGGTCGTCGACGCGGACCAACTGGCCCGGGAGGTGGTGGAACCGGGCGAGCGGGCGCTGGCGCAGATAGCGGAGAGCTTCGGCAAGGCGGTCTTGAATGCGGACGGAAGCCTGAACCGGGCGGCCCTTGGGGAGATCGTCTTCGCCGACCCGGAGAAAAGGCGAAAGCTTGAGTCGATCACCCACCCCGCCATCAAGGAGCGGGCCGAGGAGAAGCTCGCGCGGCTAAAGGCTGCGGGGGCGAAGACCGCCTTCTACGTGGCGCCGCTCCTGATCGAAGCGGGGATCACCTCTAGGGTGCACGAGGTCTGGGTGGTCTACCTCGACCACGAGACCCAGTTGGCCCGCCTCATGGCGCGGGACGGGCTCTCGCGCGAGGCGGCGCTTTCGCGCATCGCTTCGCAGATGCCGATGGAGGAGAAGAAGCGGCTGGGAAGGGTCGTGATCGACAACCGGGGGAGCAGGGAGGATCTGGAGGCAGAGGTGCTAAGGGTCTGGCGCGAGGAGATCGCGGCCGGGCAGCCCCCCCCCGCCGAACCGTAG
- a CDS encoding fumarylacetoacetate hydrolase family protein, whose translation MKTARVKGEAKEYRIGKILCIGRNYADHIKELGNETPERPVIFMKPASSVIGEGEEIVIPPYSSDCHHEAELALLIGTGGSDIPPAEALGHLAGYGVAIDLTLRDVQAEQKKKGLPWEIAKGFDTACPLSDFVPAGAVADPQALTITLSVNGVKRQDGSTGLMIHRIPELISYLSSIFTLEPGDLVLTGTPAGVGPIKSGDSVVAEITQVGRLQVSVK comes from the coding sequence ATGAAGACGGCAAGGGTCAAGGGAGAAGCAAAAGAGTATCGGATCGGCAAGATCCTCTGCATCGGGAGGAACTACGCGGACCACATCAAGGAACTGGGGAACGAGACCCCGGAACGCCCGGTGATCTTCATGAAGCCGGCCTCCAGCGTCATCGGCGAAGGGGAAGAGATCGTGATCCCCCCCTACTCCAGCGACTGCCACCACGAGGCGGAGCTGGCGCTTTTGATCGGCACCGGCGGGAGCGATATCCCTCCCGCTGAGGCGTTAGGCCACCTGGCCGGGTACGGCGTAGCCATCGACCTGACCCTCAGGGACGTGCAGGCGGAGCAGAAGAAAAAGGGGCTCCCTTGGGAGATCGCCAAGGGGTTCGACACCGCCTGCCCCCTCTCCGACTTCGTGCCGGCAGGTGCTGTGGCCGACCCGCAGGCGCTCACCATCACGCTCAGCGTCAACGGGGTCAAGCGGCAGGACGGCTCGACCGGCCTCATGATCCACCGCATCCCGGAGCTCATCTCCTACCTCTCCTCCATCTTCACCCTGGAGCCGGGCGACCTGGTGCTGACCGGCACACCGGCCGGCGTCGGCCCGATAAAAAGCGGGGACAGCGTCGTCGCCGAAATTACCCAAGTGGGGAGACTGCAGGTCTCGGTCAAATAA
- a CDS encoding thiazole synthase — translation MTQTNDKLVIAGREFDSRLMVGTGKYADFQQMVRAIEVSGAQIITVAVRRVNISDRSKESLLDHIDLKKYTLLPNTAGCYTAEDAIRTCRLAREAGLSDFVKLEVLGDEKTLYPNNEELLKAAKVLLAEGFTVLPYTSDDPIICKKLEDMGCAAVMPLGAPIGSGLGIRNPYNIQIILESVKVPVIVDAGVGTASDAAIAMELGCHGVLMNTAIAGAKDPVAMAEAMNCAVRAGRLAYLAGRIPRKLYASASSPLAGLIG, via the coding sequence ATGACCCAGACAAACGACAAGCTCGTTATTGCAGGACGCGAATTCGACTCCCGCCTCATGGTCGGCACCGGAAAATATGCCGACTTCCAGCAGATGGTGCGCGCCATCGAGGTTTCCGGGGCGCAGATCATCACCGTGGCGGTGAGAAGGGTCAACATCTCGGACCGCAGCAAGGAGTCGCTGCTCGACCATATCGACCTGAAGAAGTACACGCTCCTTCCCAACACCGCCGGCTGCTACACCGCCGAGGACGCCATCCGCACCTGCCGCCTGGCGCGCGAGGCAGGGCTCTCCGATTTCGTGAAACTCGAGGTGCTGGGCGACGAGAAGACGCTCTATCCCAACAACGAGGAGCTCCTGAAGGCGGCCAAGGTGCTTCTGGCCGAGGGATTCACCGTCCTTCCCTACACAAGCGACGACCCCATCATCTGCAAAAAGCTGGAGGACATGGGATGCGCCGCGGTGATGCCGCTGGGAGCCCCCATAGGCTCCGGTCTCGGCATCCGCAACCCCTATAACATCCAGATCATCCTGGAGAGCGTCAAGGTGCCGGTCATCGTGGACGCGGGGGTCGGGACAGCCTCGGACGCTGCCATCGCCATGGAGCTCGGCTGCCACGGCGTCCTCATGAACACCGCCATCGCCGGGGCCAAGGACCCGGTCGCCATGGCAGAGGCGATGAACTGCGCGGTGCGCGCGGGGAGGCTCGCCTACCTGGCCGGGCGCATCCCGAGGAAGCTCTACGCCAGCGCCTCCTCCCCCTTGGCGGGGCTCATCGGGTGA
- a CDS encoding FapA family protein gives MIVDPVFKVKRVDLSTGNLHFKGSLEIEGDVLEGMEVSATHDINVGGIVEAAIVTAGGNIVVSGGVIGHGKGAQGKVENRKEMAQLEAGGTVWVQFAENALINAGGEIVVKELSMQSELTSGSSITVGEKGARKGHLIGGVCRAVSLVHAVVVGSHAGVPTVIEVGVDPALNKKLEIVLDALAEKGRLIEELGKTLAYVRENPGKMEPGLLALKERIYAKYQGEIAELTGEKKRLEKRMEINAQARVEVERDAFLGTQIRIGSTALMIEEDLTNPTFALGEQGIIYS, from the coding sequence GTGATCGTCGACCCGGTCTTCAAGGTGAAACGGGTCGACCTCTCCACCGGCAACCTCCACTTCAAGGGATCCCTCGAGATCGAGGGGGACGTGCTGGAGGGGATGGAGGTGAGCGCCACCCACGACATCAACGTCGGAGGGATCGTCGAGGCGGCGATAGTCACGGCGGGGGGGAACATCGTGGTCAGCGGCGGGGTGATCGGCCACGGCAAAGGTGCGCAGGGGAAGGTGGAGAACCGCAAGGAGATGGCGCAGCTGGAGGCGGGAGGCACTGTCTGGGTGCAGTTCGCCGAGAACGCCCTCATCAACGCCGGGGGCGAGATCGTGGTCAAGGAACTCTCCATGCAGAGCGAGCTCACCTCAGGCTCCAGCATCACGGTCGGCGAAAAGGGGGCGCGCAAAGGGCACCTCATCGGCGGGGTCTGCCGCGCCGTCTCGCTGGTGCATGCCGTGGTGGTCGGCTCCCACGCCGGGGTCCCCACCGTCATCGAGGTGGGGGTCGACCCGGCGCTGAACAAGAAGCTCGAGATAGTGCTGGACGCCTTAGCCGAGAAGGGGCGCCTCATCGAGGAACTGGGCAAGACGCTCGCCTACGTGCGCGAGAACCCCGGGAAAATGGAGCCGGGCCTTCTGGCCCTCAAAGAGCGGATCTACGCCAAGTACCAGGGGGAGATCGCCGAACTGACCGGCGAGAAGAAGCGACTGGAGAAAAGAATGGAGATCAACGCGCAGGCAAGGGTGGAGGTGGAACGCGACGCCTTCCTGGGGACCCAGATCAGGATCGGCTCGACGGCGCTGATGATCGAGGAGGACCTGACCAACCCGACCTTCGCCCTGGGCGAACAGGGAATCATCTACTCATGA
- the thiS gene encoding sulfur carrier protein ThiS — protein sequence MNITTNGDAVSIDPLTVQEYLLSLGIDPRRVAVELNLEILPKAQYETTDLAEGDTLEIVQFVGGGSLPASLPKAG from the coding sequence GTGAACATCACCACCAACGGCGACGCCGTATCCATCGATCCCCTTACCGTTCAAGAGTACCTCCTCTCCCTGGGCATCGACCCGCGCCGGGTCGCCGTCGAGCTGAACCTGGAGATCCTTCCCAAGGCACAGTACGAAACCACGGACCTCGCAGAGGGAGACACCCTGGAGATAGTCCAGTTCGTGGGAGGAGGAAGCCTTCCGGCTTCCCTGCCCAAGGCAGGATAA
- a CDS encoding TIGR01212 family radical SAM protein (This family includes YhcC from E. coli K-12, an uncharacterized radical SAM protein.) has translation MTGSPIHSELRINSYGSYLRRRFSCRVSKVNVDGGFTCPNRDGSRGTGGCIYCDNSSFSPKETVAVIPIEEQMAAGMAYHRTRLASEKFIVYFQKFTNTYAPVEKLSDLYRRALSHPDVVGISVGTRPDSIDDDAVALLTELARDRYVCVELGLQSIDDAILTGINRGHTFAEYLSTVDRLAGRGIDICTHLIYGFPGEKRSGFVKGARLISSLPVTAVKLHQLHAVEGTKLARMYRDGSYLPISLAEYVGAACDFLEELSPKVSIQRLYGSAPLSIRVAPNWNLKNNQMWYAVVNELKRRGSWQGCRVGCEMRAVNG, from the coding sequence ATGACCGGATCCCCCATCCATAGCGAGCTCCGCATCAACTCCTACGGCTCCTACCTGAGAAGGCGCTTTTCCTGCCGCGTCTCCAAGGTGAACGTGGACGGCGGCTTCACCTGCCCCAACCGCGACGGCAGCCGCGGCACCGGCGGCTGCATCTACTGCGACAACAGCTCGTTCTCCCCCAAGGAGACGGTAGCCGTCATACCCATCGAGGAGCAGATGGCGGCCGGGATGGCCTATCACCGGACCCGCCTGGCGAGCGAGAAGTTCATCGTCTATTTCCAGAAATTCACCAACACCTACGCGCCCGTGGAGAAGCTCTCCGATCTGTACCGGCGCGCGCTTTCGCATCCGGACGTGGTGGGGATCTCGGTCGGCACCAGGCCCGACTCGATCGACGACGACGCCGTGGCGCTTCTGACCGAGCTTGCCCGCGACCGCTACGTCTGCGTGGAACTGGGGCTTCAGTCCATCGACGACGCCATCCTCACCGGCATCAACCGCGGCCACACCTTCGCCGAGTACCTCTCAACCGTGGACCGGCTTGCCGGGCGCGGCATCGACATCTGCACCCACCTTATCTACGGCTTTCCCGGGGAAAAGAGGAGCGGCTTCGTCAAGGGGGCGCGGCTCATCTCCTCGCTCCCGGTGACCGCGGTGAAGCTGCACCAGCTGCACGCGGTGGAGGGAACCAAGCTCGCCCGCATGTACCGCGACGGGAGCTACCTCCCCATCTCCCTTGCCGAATACGTAGGTGCGGCCTGCGACTTCCTGGAAGAGCTCTCGCCCAAGGTCTCGATCCAGAGGCTATACGGCTCGGCGCCCCTCTCCATCCGGGTCGCGCCCAACTGGAACCTGAAGAACAACCAGATGTGGTACGCGGTGGTGAACGAGCTGAAAAGGCGCGGCAGCTGGCAGGGGTGCCGGGTGGGTTGCGAGATGCGCGCGGTGAACGGCTAG
- a CDS encoding dihydropyrimidine dehydrogenase subunit A, protein MAEVVFSSWGRNIVDNRKGGEAKEVSFKLPVSYDGERPLSAFIGWDGIILYNKDVDVPAMVAEYMKRVQTKYVCGKCTPGKKGTRVMMDALLAIVEGRGSEQDLDTILDLGEVLKHCKCTLCPSSSVPVIDAVTHFRDAFVNYVRGAKSLSKEFSYIEKYTAPCMDKCPAHIDIPAYIEAVKDYRFGDSLSTIRDSMPLPSVCGRVCPHPCETACRRKNVDESINIMVLKRSASDYEWQHGHLPPMVPKEKKSKKVAVVGAGPAGLAAAYYLALEGYPVTIYEALPLGGGMVAVGIPPYRQPRHLLQRDIDIISSLGVEIVYNTRIGKDITLDELRQKFDAVFLAPGAHRSKPMGVEGEDKGYKGFLTGGIDFLRNVYLGLPTGMGKKVFVVGGGNTAIDCVRVALREGAEESVLVYRRSRKEMPADVWEVDGADEEGVRFEFQVLPTRVVANDKNEVTGVELIRMAMGEPDASGRRRPEPVPGSEFVIECDTIIPAIGQDADLSFIPAEAGIDTTKWSTIVTKHIPLSGPDGKALKDGMGNDLSRTLITNCDGVFAGGDAEIGPLTVVACVGSGHRAANVIARYLEGKGVSLTDQERMEDILTYFGVYDKNENVQWLDSASREHQAEVHGKERASYKNYCEVELGYANSQAVREAERCLRCYRVAMVAV, encoded by the coding sequence GTGGCAGAGGTTGTTTTTTCCAGCTGGGGCAGAAACATAGTTGATAACCGCAAGGGGGGCGAGGCCAAAGAGGTCAGCTTCAAGCTCCCGGTCAGCTACGACGGAGAGCGCCCGCTTTCGGCCTTTATCGGCTGGGACGGGATCATCCTTTACAACAAGGACGTCGACGTCCCCGCCATGGTCGCCGAGTACATGAAGCGAGTGCAGACCAAGTACGTCTGCGGCAAATGCACCCCCGGCAAGAAGGGGACGCGGGTGATGATGGACGCGCTTCTCGCCATCGTCGAGGGGCGCGGCAGCGAGCAGGACCTGGACACCATCCTCGACCTGGGGGAGGTGCTCAAGCACTGCAAATGCACCCTCTGCCCGAGCTCGTCCGTGCCGGTCATCGACGCCGTCACCCACTTCCGAGACGCCTTCGTCAACTACGTCCGCGGCGCCAAGAGCCTCTCGAAGGAGTTCAGCTACATCGAGAAGTACACGGCTCCCTGCATGGACAAGTGCCCGGCCCATATCGACATCCCCGCCTACATCGAGGCGGTTAAGGACTACCGCTTCGGCGACTCCCTCTCCACCATCCGCGACTCCATGCCGCTTCCGTCGGTCTGCGGGCGCGTCTGTCCGCATCCCTGCGAGACGGCCTGCCGCAGGAAGAACGTGGACGAGTCGATCAACATCATGGTGCTGAAAAGAAGCGCCTCCGACTACGAATGGCAGCACGGCCACCTTCCCCCCATGGTCCCCAAAGAGAAGAAGTCGAAGAAAGTGGCCGTCGTGGGCGCGGGTCCGGCAGGCCTTGCCGCAGCCTACTACCTGGCGCTGGAAGGGTACCCGGTGACCATCTACGAAGCGCTTCCCCTGGGGGGCGGCATGGTCGCGGTGGGGATTCCCCCGTACCGTCAGCCGCGCCACCTGTTGCAGCGCGACATCGACATCATCTCTTCGCTCGGCGTCGAGATCGTCTACAACACCCGGATCGGCAAGGACATCACGCTGGACGAGCTGAGGCAGAAGTTCGACGCGGTCTTTCTCGCCCCGGGCGCGCACCGCTCGAAACCGATGGGGGTCGAGGGTGAGGACAAGGGTTACAAGGGTTTCCTCACCGGCGGCATCGACTTTTTGAGAAACGTCTACCTGGGCCTTCCCACCGGCATGGGGAAGAAGGTCTTCGTGGTGGGCGGCGGCAACACCGCCATCGACTGCGTCAGGGTGGCGCTCAGGGAAGGGGCCGAGGAATCGGTGCTGGTCTACCGCCGCTCCAGGAAAGAGATGCCGGCTGACGTCTGGGAGGTCGACGGGGCGGACGAGGAAGGCGTGCGCTTCGAGTTCCAGGTGCTCCCGACCCGCGTCGTCGCCAACGACAAGAACGAGGTCACCGGGGTCGAGCTGATCAGGATGGCCATGGGCGAGCCTGACGCCTCCGGGCGCCGCCGTCCCGAACCGGTCCCCGGCTCCGAGTTCGTCATCGAGTGCGACACCATCATCCCGGCCATCGGCCAGGATGCGGACCTTTCCTTCATCCCGGCCGAGGCGGGGATCGACACCACCAAGTGGAGCACCATCGTCACCAAGCACATCCCGCTCTCCGGGCCTGACGGCAAGGCGCTGAAGGACGGCATGGGGAACGATCTCTCCAGGACGCTCATCACCAACTGCGACGGCGTCTTCGCCGGGGGCGACGCCGAGATCGGCCCGCTCACCGTCGTAGCCTGCGTGGGAAGCGGCCACCGCGCCGCCAACGTGATCGCCCGCTACCTCGAAGGGAAAGGGGTCTCGCTTACCGACCAGGAGCGGATGGAGGACATCCTCACCTACTTCGGCGTCTACGACAAAAACGAGAACGTCCAGTGGCTGGACAGCGCCTCCCGCGAGCACCAGGCGGAGGTGCACGGCAAGGAGAGGGCGAGCTACAAGAACTACTGCGAGGTGGAGCTTGGCTACGCCAACAGCCAGGCGGTGCGCGAGGCGGAACGCTGCCTGCGCTGCTACCGCGTCGCCATGGTTGCGGTCTAA